The Pseudophryne corroboree isolate aPseCor3 chromosome 2, aPseCor3.hap2, whole genome shotgun sequence genome has a segment encoding these proteins:
- the LOC135050530 gene encoding PRKR-interacting protein 1 homolog yields MAAEAGAPKPTRPKKEPQPLIIPKNATDEQRLRLEQLMRNPNKPAPIPERPKEWMPRSTPEFVRDVMGSSAGAGSGEFHVYRHLRCREYQRQEYMDAMSEPQKLDEDFERKLKEKQIQAEERTAKRRLKRQKLKEKKKAKKANKEENVDASTDGKQSQKAEESRSEEEGDSDE; encoded by the coding sequence ATGGCGGCAGAAGCTGGTGCTCCCAAGCCAACCAGGCCTAAAAAAGAGCCGCAGCCGCTGATTATACCCAAGAATGCCACGGACGAACAGAGGCTGAGGCTGGAGCAGCTGATGAGGAATCCGAATAAACCTGCTCCAATACCCGAGAGGCCAAAAGAATGGATGCCACGGAGCACCCCGGAGTTTGTCCGAGATGTTATGGGatccagtgctggggctggcagTGGCGAGTTTCATGTATATCGACATCTTCGTTGCAGGGAGTATCAAAGACAAGAATATATGGATGCAATGTCGGAGCCTCAAAAGTTAGATGAAGACTTTGAAAGGAAACTAAAGGAAAAACAAatccaggcagaggagagaacagcAAAGCGCAGACTGAAACGGCAAAaattaaaagagaagaaaaaggcTAAAAAAGCAAATAAAGAAGAAAACGTAGATGCAAGCACAGATGGGAAACAGTCACAGAAGGCTGAGGAGTCCCGCTCAGAAGAAGAGGGAGACTCCGATGAATAG